Part of the Paenibacillus guangzhouensis genome is shown below.
GAATAAGCAGGCCGTCCTCGAAGTTCGGACGCCTGTCGGAGTTGTTAAGCTACCCGCGGAGATGATCGGGATCGATCGTTTGAGCGCGCAGCTCGGGGCGAACGTACCTCTTACGGGAGTAGTCATCCGTATCGAAGTAGCGAAGGGCGATGCAACCGACCACGCACTCCTGGATGCTGCTTCGAAGCAAGACAATTTTACTGTTATCTCGCCGGTGTCAGTCCATATGGCGATTACGGCTTCGACGACTTCTCATGGCGGCAAAACCGCGGCCGTGGATAAATTCCCCTCCTACACGGAGCGGGAAATTCCGCTGCCGGATGGCGTGGATCGCAGCAAGGTGACCACGGCGGTTCAGCTGGATGCGAACGGGAAGGTTCACCATGTTCCAACACGGATCGTCGTGCACGACGGAAAGTCTGTTGCGCTCGTCAGTAGCTTGACGAATGGTACGTTTGCACTCATAGGGCGTTCGGCCGATTTTTCGGACATCGAAGGACATTGGGCGAAGAACGCCGTGAACGGCATGGCTTCGCGGATGGTCATCAACGGAACTGAGGATGGTCGATATCATCCGGACAACGCCATTTCGAGAGCAGAATTTGCCGCAATTATCTTCCGGGCGCTGGGTCTCAGTGATAACGGAGCAGGAGCGACCGCAGACTATACGGATGTGAAGCGTACGGACTGGTATGTCGGGGTAGTATTGAAAGCCAGTGAGTACGGAATCGTCAATGGTTACGAGGATGGCACATTCCGCCCGGCACAGACAATAACGCGCGAGGAAGCGGCGGCAATGATCATACGGTCGGCAAAAACGGCTGGTTTACATCTGGACCCGGGAAGTGCGAATGCGGAAGTAACATTGACAGGCTTCTCGGACAGAGCGGCGGTGAGTGCATGGGCTAAAGAGGTTGTTGCGGCTGCAGTGCAATACGGGCTTATTCAAGGCACCAAGACGGGACTGCTGCCGAAGCAGGTCATCACGAGGGCGGAAACGGCCACGATTGTACAGCGCTTGTTAATAAAAACCAAGTTGATTGACTGATCGATCCACAGGTTTGGGAATATTATTTTTCGCGGACGGACTCTTCGAGTACAGGGAGTCTGTTTCGCAGGTATGAACCCGTTTGAAAGGTTAGCGGGAAAGAATGTTTTGGGATGACAAGAACGTTGCGGCTTATATTGTTTTACGTAAATGAGGACAATTTTCAATTAGGTTAATTCTCGGGAGGATGATACATCACACGACGTTGGAATATCGGTAGTTGGGGAATTTTAGTATAATGTGGAAGAATCGTGAAACGGGGAAGGGGAATACAAGATGAAGCTTATTGATTTGAGCGTTCCGATTAGTCCACGCATCCGAGAGCCACTACCAGCGAAGATCGAATATGCGACCCATGAAGACGGAGCGCTGCAAGCGGCGAAGACACTTGGCTTAAAGCAGGAGGATTTTCCAGAAAGTAAGGCATGGGCGACGGAAATGGTGACACTAAATACTCATTCAGGTACTCATATCGACGCGCCGTGGCATTACTGGCCGACTTCAGAAGGGAAGCAAGCAAGAACGATTGATGAACTACCGCTCGAATGGTTTTATTCCGATGGCGTGGTGCTCGATTTCAGCGCGAAGCCGCCAGGTTACGAGATTACGAAGGACGACCTGGTCGCCGAGCTCAAACGTATCGCTTATACGCTGAAACCGTTCGATATCGTTCTCATCCGCAGCGATGCGGACAAACGGCTGTACCACGAACATTATGCATTCCTTCATGCGGGGGTATCGGCCGATGCTACGTTGTGGCTTCTGGACCAAGGCATTAAGGTTGTCGGTACGGACGGCTGGGGATGGGATATACCGCTCAACCTACAGGCCGAAGCGTATAAAAAGCAGCCGAAAGATGGCGTTCTATGGGCAGCACATTATGTCGGCAAGGATCGGGAATATTGCCAGATCGAAAAGCTGGCCAATTTAGAGAAAATTCCAAAGCCGTTTGGCTTCAAGGTCTGCTGCTTTCCGATCAAAGTAGAAATGGCGAGTGCAGGCTGGGCCCGCCCGGTCGCAATCGTGGAGGAATGAGCCGATAAGTCGTCGATTAAGATAACGGGACACGATAGTTGAATAACACACAAAATAAGCAGGCTACAGTGAACTGCACCCCAATTGTTAGACACCATCTAGCAATTGGAGGTGCAGTTTTTTGTCAAAATT
Proteins encoded:
- a CDS encoding cyclase family protein, with product MKLIDLSVPISPRIREPLPAKIEYATHEDGALQAAKTLGLKQEDFPESKAWATEMVTLNTHSGTHIDAPWHYWPTSEGKQARTIDELPLEWFYSDGVVLDFSAKPPGYEITKDDLVAELKRIAYTLKPFDIVLIRSDADKRLYHEHYAFLHAGVSADATLWLLDQGIKVVGTDGWGWDIPLNLQAEAYKKQPKDGVLWAAHYVGKDREYCQIEKLANLEKIPKPFGFKVCCFPIKVEMASAGWARPVAIVEE